GTAGATGAACTTCGGGCTCCGTGCGCCGCTTCCGTCTCCGGCGAGATCCTTCTTGAGGCTGACGCCCGTTGTCCGGCTTGACGCGATGTATCCCCCCTTCTTCTCCGTCCACCAGTTCTGCAGATTCGCTCCGACCCGACGGCTGACGCTGGACTCCCGGTAATCGGCTCCGGCGCCACCTGCGCTGGTGCCCCAGGTGCCGTCCTGATTGCACCCGGCGGGCCACCTGTCGTCCGTTTTCTTGACGTTCTTCCAGGCATTCAACTGGGCCTGGATGCTGCCCATTTCTCTCATCAGGTCTGCCTGGTCGTCCTCGTTGAGGCCCTTCTTGTACGCGGCCATGGGGTCCGGAGGCGCCGGAGCGGCAGCACGCCGCACCCGGCGTTCGAACTCCGCCTTGTCGCCGTGGGCGGGGAGGTAATGGCCCTCGACCGCTTGGGCGATGGCGGAATCGTCCCTCTTGAAGATCTTGCGCGGCGCTTTGCCCTCCCCCAGAAAGGCGGTCACGGCAGCCGCGACCGCCTGGTCCACGGACACGTCGGCCGCCTCCTCCGTCACGCGCTGAACCACGGGCGAGGGGGTACCTCCGGTCTGCCGGGCCGTGTCGACCGCCGGCACCGCACGCTGGACCGCGCCGGACATCACCCGGGTGGCGTTGGCCTCGGCCTCGCGTTCGAAGCGGTCGGAGGGGTCGGAGACCTTGAGTCCTGAGCCGTTGGCGGTGCCCGCGACGGGGCCCTGGCGCTGCTGGACGACGTGGGTCAGCTCGTGGGCGAGGGTGTGCTTGTCGGCACCGCCGTCGCCGATGACGACGTGGTCGCCGGAGGTGTAGGCGCGGGCACCGAGCTCGGCCGCCGAGGCCCTGGCCGCGCTGTCGTCGTGGATGCGGACGCCGGAGAAGTCGCTGCCGAGGCGGGCTTCCATGTCGGTGCGGGTGGCGTCGTCGAGCGGCCGGCCGCCTCCGCGCAGCACGTCGTGGACGGCGGAGCGCTGCACTACGGACTGGTGGCCGCAGCCGGCGCCGTGCTGGTGCTCGTCCTGTGCCTGCGCCCGGGGGTCGCCCGCCGTGCGGAGCAGCTGGACCACGGCGGCGTTGCCCGCGGTGGCCTGGAGGGCGAGGAACGACTGCGGCCGGCCCGAGCGGCGGCTCACCTCCGGCGTCTTCCCGGGGATGCGCGCGGGCGCCCGACCAGCACCGGATCTGTCCTGCACAGGGGTTGGCTCAAGCGGGCGCATCGGGACCTTCCAGGAGGGACGAGGGTGTCCCTTCGTCAATACAGGCCGCCCTTCCGGCCGCGCCAGGTACGTGAGGGCAGGGAGAAATGGCCGCTCGGGCAGCCGGGTGGGTCCGCGGAGCGCTGACAGCGGGCCGTACTCGCGGGCCGGCTCCACGAACCACGACGCCCGGCTCGCCGAGTCACGCTCCGGTGGCGGACCGGTTCCATGGAGGTCCGGCTCGCGTACGCGCGACAGCCGGGCATGAGACGCGTCCCATCGGGACTGTCTCATCCTGCTCTGCCACTGCGGCGGGCCGCGTCGGCACCGGCCCCGGAGACGTCCGCCGGGATGTTCCGCGAGGAGTTCGTCATACCGCCGCCCTCCCCTGCCCACGCCCGTCTGCGGGTCCGCGGTCAGCATCATGGGAGCCTCGACGCCCCGCCCGCAACAGAACCCTTCGGCAGGGCAGTTGACGTGACGCACGCCATGGGGCGCCCGGACGACGAGTGGGACCCGGGGGATTGACTGCCTTGCTGACAAGCAGTCCAATAAGAGGTGACCCCAGGTAACCCACGTGCGAGGTACCCCAGTCATGACGACAGTGAGCGAACACGACGTCCAGGTCCTCCGCGACGCGCTCGGCCCCCTCCGGGACCGTGAGCA
The DNA window shown above is from Streptomyces sp. NBC_00247 and carries:
- a CDS encoding eCIS core domain-containing protein, coding for MSRRSGRPQSFLALQATAGNAAVVQLLRTAGDPRAQAQDEHQHGAGCGHQSVVQRSAVHDVLRGGGRPLDDATRTDMEARLGSDFSGVRIHDDSAARASAAELGARAYTSGDHVVIGDGGADKHTLAHELTHVVQQRQGPVAGTANGSGLKVSDPSDRFEREAEANATRVMSGAVQRAVPAVDTARQTGGTPSPVVQRVTEEAADVSVDQAVAAAVTAFLGEGKAPRKIFKRDDSAIAQAVEGHYLPAHGDKAEFERRVRRAAAPAPPDPMAAYKKGLNEDDQADLMREMGSIQAQLNAWKNVKKTDDRWPAGCNQDGTWGTSAGGAGADYRESSVSRRVGANLQNWWTEKKGGYIASSRTTGVSLKKDLAGDGSGARSPKFIYHIKFVS